Proteins from a genomic interval of Elusimicrobiota bacterium:
- the hisF_2 gene encoding Imidazole glycerol phosphate synthase subunit HisF codes for MNMNVRVIPRLDIKGPNLVKGIHLEGLRVLGKPEEFAKHYYETGADELIFMDVVASLFQRNSLLDIVQRTSSEIFIPLTVGGGLRTIEDIRRVLRAGADKVSLNTAAIARPEFIREAAMAFGSSTIVISIEAIKRADGSYEAFTDNGRESTGVDAVMWAKRVEELGAGEILLTSVDREGTAKGFDVELTRRVAELVSIPVIAGGGAGSTDHILEVIQSGWADAVSVASLFHYDALSIMKSHGHHAHEGNIEYLKKGQPSLRVKGVSIEALKSDLVKQGLTCRFEPKGTHATF; via the coding sequence ATGAATATGAATGTGCGAGTCATCCCTCGGCTTGATATCAAGGGGCCCAATCTGGTGAAGGGAATTCATTTGGAAGGACTTCGGGTGTTGGGAAAACCGGAGGAGTTCGCCAAACATTATTATGAAACTGGGGCCGATGAATTAATTTTTATGGACGTTGTGGCCAGTCTTTTTCAACGCAACAGTTTGCTTGACATTGTTCAACGTACCTCGTCTGAGATTTTTATTCCGCTAACCGTGGGAGGGGGGCTTCGAACCATTGAGGACATTCGCCGTGTCCTTCGCGCGGGCGCGGACAAAGTGTCGCTCAACACTGCCGCTATTGCTCGTCCAGAATTTATTCGTGAAGCGGCTATGGCGTTTGGGTCCTCAACGATTGTTATTTCTATCGAAGCGATTAAAAGAGCGGATGGGTCTTACGAGGCTTTTACAGACAACGGCCGAGAGTCAACTGGGGTTGATGCTGTGATGTGGGCGAAACGGGTGGAGGAATTGGGGGCTGGTGAAATATTACTGACCTCAGTTGACCGAGAGGGAACCGCCAAAGGTTTTGACGTGGAGTTGACACGCCGGGTGGCTGAATTGGTATCCATCCCGGTGATTGCGGGCGGGGGTGCCGGTTCAACGGATCATATCCTTGAAGTGATTCAGTCGGGATGGGCGGATGCGGTCAGTGTGGCGTCGCTTTTTCATTATGATGCACTCTCGATTATGAAATCTCACGGTCACCACGCGCATGAAGGAAATATTGAGTATTTAAAAAAAGGACAACCTTCGTTGCGTGTAAAAGGGGTATCGATTGAGGCATTGAAATCAGATCTCGTAAAACAGGGACTGACTTGCCG
- the gph_5 gene encoding Phosphoglycolate phosphatase, giving the protein MTRAVIFDLDDTLYLERDFVFSGYKAVAEYFFQEKSMDIFPELKTRFEKGERGDLFTQVIKAHGAKVDEGYIKKLVHIYREHHPVIELFPEVRDVLTDMRKRYPLGLVSDGHLSVQKRKFEALNLEGFFGAVVFTDAFGREFWKPHTRGFEECLRGLNVSATDAVYVGDNPAKDFTAPKRLNMKTVRVRREKGLHTSLVSQSGEEPDMEIFSLNELQDVLTRWTERATV; this is encoded by the coding sequence ATGACGCGCGCTGTTATTTTTGACCTCGATGACACGTTGTATCTAGAAAGAGATTTTGTTTTCAGCGGTTATAAAGCGGTGGCAGAATACTTTTTCCAAGAGAAATCGATGGATATATTCCCCGAACTCAAAACACGATTTGAAAAAGGAGAACGGGGAGACCTTTTTACTCAGGTCATTAAGGCACATGGGGCCAAAGTGGATGAGGGCTATATCAAGAAATTGGTACACATTTACCGTGAACATCATCCAGTGATTGAGCTTTTTCCTGAAGTGCGAGATGTATTAACAGATATGAGGAAACGATATCCTCTGGGGTTGGTCTCAGACGGTCATCTGTCGGTTCAAAAGCGGAAGTTTGAAGCCCTGAACCTTGAGGGTTTTTTTGGCGCGGTTGTATTTACCGATGCGTTCGGCCGGGAGTTCTGGAAACCTCACACCCGGGGGTTCGAGGAGTGTTTAAGGGGGTTAAACGTCTCGGCAACAGATGCCGTGTATGTGGGAGATAATCCCGCCAAAGATTTTACCGCTCCAAAGCGCTTGAATATGAAGACGGTCAGGGTTCGTCGAGAAAAGGGGTTACATACCTCCTTGGTTTCACAGTCTGGAGAAGAACCAGACATGGAAATTTTCTCATTGAATGAATTGCAGGATGTGTTGACTCGTTGGACCGAGAGGGCCACCGTATGA
- the carB_1 gene encoding Carbamoyl-phosphate synthase large chain, which translates to MKKGVNLLFLNAGRRVELIRRFKEAFLKLHINGRIVTTDIQSLAPALYSGDKRELLPHSSSTEFFPALKSLCQREKIHLIIPLIDPDLLILSRLAGTLQEIGVRVLVSGAESIEICRDKEKTSAFFKKNNFPTVPTYSMDSPDEWKFPMMVKPRDGSSSQFLYKVNSEVELRVILPNVPNPILQKFVEGSEITTDVFSDWSGTPLIAIPRRRLKVRGGEVMVGRVERNDPLENMCLKMAKTLKSIGCINIQAIQTEDTFYFIEINPRFGGGCPLSIAAGAPFAEWTIKMALSEPIASLAVSIKDRTTMMRYDESLFISPEELLV; encoded by the coding sequence ATGAAAAAAGGCGTGAATCTTTTGTTTCTTAACGCGGGCCGTCGAGTCGAATTGATTCGACGGTTCAAAGAGGCATTCCTGAAACTCCATATTAACGGTCGAATTGTGACCACCGATATTCAGTCTCTCGCTCCGGCTCTTTATTCGGGAGACAAAAGAGAGCTGTTGCCGCATTCAAGCTCGACAGAGTTTTTTCCCGCGCTGAAAAGTTTATGTCAACGTGAAAAAATTCATCTGATTATTCCACTCATTGACCCCGACCTGCTGATATTAAGTCGTCTCGCAGGAACACTCCAAGAAATTGGAGTACGGGTGTTGGTGTCTGGAGCTGAGTCAATCGAGATTTGTCGGGACAAAGAGAAAACCTCTGCGTTCTTTAAGAAAAACAATTTCCCAACAGTTCCGACATATTCGATGGATTCCCCCGATGAATGGAAGTTCCCGATGATGGTGAAGCCCCGGGACGGAAGTTCCAGCCAGTTCCTTTACAAGGTGAATTCGGAAGTGGAATTGCGGGTGATTCTTCCCAATGTTCCGAATCCGATCTTGCAGAAATTCGTGGAGGGTTCAGAGATTACCACCGACGTTTTTTCCGATTGGAGCGGGACCCCGCTTATCGCGATTCCGCGTCGCCGGCTCAAAGTGCGGGGAGGTGAAGTCATGGTCGGCCGTGTTGAACGAAACGACCCGTTGGAAAATATGTGTTTAAAAATGGCCAAAACACTGAAGAGTATCGGATGTATCAATATTCAAGCCATTCAAACTGAAGACACTTTTTATTTCATTGAAATCAACCCCCGTTTTGGAGGCGGGTGTCCATTGAGTATAGCTGCAGGCGCACCCTTCGCCGAATGGACCATTAAAATGGCCCTGTCTGAGCCGATTGCCTCATTGGCGGTTTCCATTAAAGATCGGACCACCATGATGCGTTATGATGAATCGCTGTTTATCTCCCCTGAAGAATTGCTGGTATGA
- the legG gene encoding GDP/UDP-N,N'-diacetylbacillosamine 2-epimerase (hydrolyzing), producing MRTIGVVTTSRADYGIYRPLLQKIKKSSSLKLSLFVSGTHLLARFGSTIRLIEADGFHAQEKIKVPMRSQTSRQVSESMGIATALFSKAYERSCPDILLVLGDRYEMHAATVAAVPFLIPIAHIAGGAVTEGAIDDGFRHSITKLSHIHFVETELYGRRIRQMGEEPWRVHVSGALSLDNFCSMSLLDWNFLRKKFHIPFQEKPVIVTYHPETKRLQNVGRDIDALLKALKRCALPVVFTAPNADTRSDVVRWRIKKFVHNNPRSCLVENFGSENYLNLLRHARAMVGNSSSGLVEAPSFSLPVVNVGQRQAGRLAPKNVITTDGSTEAIQQGILKALSTQFRARINRLKNPYGNGFAAEKIIRVLSRVKLDQNLLQKKFIDWV from the coding sequence ATGAGAACCATTGGAGTTGTCACCACTTCGCGGGCTGATTACGGTATTTATCGTCCGCTTCTTCAAAAGATAAAGAAATCTTCCTCATTAAAATTGTCGCTGTTTGTGTCGGGGACTCACTTGCTGGCGAGGTTCGGATCAACAATTCGATTGATTGAGGCAGACGGATTCCACGCCCAGGAAAAAATAAAAGTCCCCATGAGATCACAAACATCTCGCCAAGTTTCCGAATCAATGGGCATCGCGACCGCATTGTTTTCCAAGGCTTACGAAAGATCTTGTCCGGACATATTGTTGGTGTTGGGGGACCGCTATGAAATGCATGCGGCGACCGTAGCAGCGGTTCCTTTTCTCATCCCGATAGCGCATATCGCCGGAGGGGCCGTTACAGAAGGCGCCATCGATGATGGTTTTCGCCATTCGATAACCAAGTTGTCTCATATTCATTTTGTTGAAACGGAGCTATACGGGCGACGAATTAGACAAATGGGAGAAGAACCATGGCGTGTGCACGTGAGCGGGGCGTTGTCTTTGGACAATTTCTGTTCTATGTCTTTGTTGGATTGGAATTTTTTGAGAAAAAAATTTCATATCCCCTTTCAAGAAAAACCAGTCATCGTGACCTACCACCCAGAGACAAAACGATTGCAAAACGTTGGACGAGATATAGACGCGCTTTTAAAGGCATTGAAACGTTGTGCTTTGCCTGTTGTATTTACCGCTCCCAATGCGGATACCCGAAGTGATGTGGTTCGCTGGCGGATTAAAAAATTTGTCCACAACAATCCCCGCTCCTGCCTTGTTGAGAATTTCGGGTCTGAAAATTATTTAAATTTACTGCGTCATGCTCGCGCAATGGTGGGCAACTCCTCAAGTGGCTTGGTTGAGGCCCCGTCATTTTCTCTTCCTGTGGTTAACGTGGGCCAAAGGCAAGCAGGGCGTCTCGCCCCGAAAAATGTCATTACCACCGATGGGTCCACGGAAGCGATTCAACAGGGAATATTAAAGGCGCTTTCCACTCAATTTAGGGCCAGGATAAATCGACTTAAAAATCCCTATGGAAATGGGTTTGCTGCAGAAAAAATCATCCGAGTTCTTTCCAGAGTTAAACTCGATCAGAATCTTTTGCAAAAGAAATTTATCGATTGGGTATGA
- the legI_2 gene encoding N,N'-diacetyllegionaminic acid synthase — translation MTSPFKSYFSGKPVFVIAEAGVNHNGDINLATQLVDAALSAGADAVKFQTFIPEQVMSVHAPKAAYQEKNTGKSGSQIDMVRKLQLSFDAFRKIKRYCDDKGILFISTPFDFESALFLRELNMPFNKIPSGEITNFPFLQFIGAEKKPVVLSTGMSTLAEVKEAVAVLEKAGTLDITLLHCVSMYPADPKDTNLKAMQTMEKILHKPVGLSDHTPGIEVALAAVAMGARVIEKHFTLDHNLPGPDHKASLTPNELESLVRGVRIVESALGNGEKKPTSLELDTAAVARRSLIAAKPIAKGTIVTRDMIAIKRPGTGLPPRRLEEFVGRKSKASIQEDELLTEDMFV, via the coding sequence GATATCAATTTGGCCACCCAATTGGTGGATGCGGCTCTCTCCGCCGGTGCAGACGCCGTGAAGTTTCAAACTTTTATTCCCGAACAAGTTATGTCTGTCCACGCGCCCAAGGCAGCCTACCAGGAAAAAAACACGGGAAAATCTGGTTCTCAGATCGATATGGTTCGAAAACTACAGTTGTCTTTCGATGCTTTTCGAAAAATTAAGCGTTACTGTGATGACAAGGGCATTCTTTTCATATCAACCCCTTTTGATTTCGAAAGCGCTCTTTTTTTGCGCGAATTAAACATGCCATTTAACAAGATCCCTTCAGGGGAGATCACAAATTTTCCATTCCTCCAATTTATTGGCGCTGAGAAAAAACCAGTTGTTCTTTCAACAGGCATGTCCACATTGGCTGAAGTCAAAGAAGCGGTTGCGGTTCTTGAAAAAGCCGGAACCCTGGACATCACATTGCTGCATTGCGTGAGCATGTATCCCGCCGACCCGAAAGACACCAATTTAAAAGCCATGCAAACCATGGAAAAAATTTTACACAAGCCGGTGGGTTTGTCTGATCACACACCGGGTATTGAGGTGGCTTTGGCGGCGGTTGCTATGGGCGCGCGTGTAATCGAAAAACATTTCACACTGGATCACAATCTTCCAGGGCCAGATCATAAAGCCTCTCTGACGCCAAATGAGCTTGAATCTTTGGTGCGAGGGGTTCGTATCGTTGAATCAGCCCTTGGGAACGGAGAAAAGAAACCCACTTCTTTGGAATTGGATACCGCTGCTGTGGCCCGACGAAGTCTTATCGCCGCAAAACCCATTGCCAAAGGCACCATTGTTACGCGAGACATGATCGCCATTAAGCGCCCGGGTACCGGCCTTCCGCCGCGGCGTTTAGAAGAGTTTGTGGGGCGGAAATCGAAAGCCTCTATCCAGGAGGATGAACTCCTCACTGAGGACATGTTTGTATGA